CTGAGCTTGGGGCTGTTGCATTTTATAAGGCTACAAAAGGGAAAGAACCAAAGGCTCCTTTTTGACAGGGAACAGCAAGAGGCCAACCAGGAGATCTATGGCCTGATGCTCAGGCAACAGGCGAAACTGGAGGAGGGGAGGATGCAGGAACGCCATAGGATAGCGGAAGACCTGCACGATGGCATATTGAGCCAGTTGCTGGGCACCCGAATGAACATGGGCTTTTTGGACCTAAAGGGCGATGACGGTACCATGGGGGACTACCATCGGTTTTTGGACGAGATCCAAAAGATAGAAAAAGAGATCAGGTCACTGTCCCATGAGCTCAAAGGGGATGAGGTTCTGACAAGAACGAATTTCGAATCCATGATGGACCAATACTTAAAGACCCAAAGCCTTGTGGGCGGTTTTGAATATGAGATTGTAAACAGAGGTGTTCTGTTTGACAGCATCCAGGATTTTACAAAAGTCAATATCTACAGGATCCTCCAGGAAGCCGTACAGAACATTGTCAAGCACGCAAGGGCCAACCATGTGCGTATTGGTTTTTATTTAGAAGCCGAACGGTTGAACTTGACCATAGAAGATGACGGAGTGGGCTTTGATGCCAACAGTGACAAAAAGGGCATTGGCCTAAAAAACATGGCATCAAGAGCCGAGAAGCTAAAGGGTTCTTTTAGAATAAATACCGTACCAAACAAAAAAACGGTTATACATATTATTGTCCCGATTTAATTTTTTTAGTTATGAATGAATACAATGTTTTAATTATCGAAGACCATCCGCTAATAACAGAAGCCTATAAAAAGGCATTCTCCCAGATTAGCTTGAAAAATCCCAAGTTAAATTTCATAATCAGTACAGCCAATAACTGTGATACAGCATACTTAAAGATTAAGGAAGCTTCAAAGCGACAAGGGCTGGACATTGTTTTTCTGGACATTAAATTACCGCCATCCCAAAAAGGAGTGATATTATCTGGTGAAGATTTGGGGCTTAAAATAATAGAACTGTTGCCCAATTCCAAAATAATAGTGTCAACGACATTTAATGATAATTATAGAATGAATTCTATTTTTAAAAACTTAAATCCAGAAGGCTTTTTAATAAAGAACGATTTAAATCCCAAAGAGCTGGTTTTGGCTATTGAATCAATAATTGAAGGTAATTCTTATTATAGTAAATCGGTCATTGAGTTAATGCGTAAGCTAACGGCGAATGATTTTTTAATAGATGCCATAGACAGAAAGCTATTGTATGAGTTGTCCAAAGGCACAAAAATGAGTCAGTTGCCCGATATCATACCATTATCCATTTCTGCATTGGAAAAAAGGAAACGGGTACTGAAAGAGATTTTTGATTTGACTGATAAAGAAGACCGGGATCTTTTTAGGATTGCTGAAGAAAAAGGGTTTATTTAACCAATATGCGTATTCAATAGCATAATTATGCGAAGACCTTACTTATTTTGAGGAAATACCTTTGGCCTTACAGCCACACACGTTTTATATTTGGGGTGCTATCAATAAAAGCCGAGAATACATAAAACTCTCGGTACCATCTTTAAAAAATTAATA
This genomic window from Mariniflexile sp. TRM1-10 contains:
- a CDS encoding response regulator; the encoded protein is MNEYNVLIIEDHPLITEAYKKAFSQISLKNPKLNFIISTANNCDTAYLKIKEASKRQGLDIVFLDIKLPPSQKGVILSGEDLGLKIIELLPNSKIIVSTTFNDNYRMNSIFKNLNPEGFLIKNDLNPKELVLAIESIIEGNSYYSKSVIELMRKLTANDFLIDAIDRKLLYELSKGTKMSQLPDIIPLSISALEKRKRVLKEIFDLTDKEDRDLFRIAEEKGFI